In Candidatus Sulfotelmatobacter sp., the genomic stretch ACGGCAAGGCGTCTCGAAGAGAGGGCCATCGCGCTCTGGTCCGGCTTCTGGGGTGTCGAGCCAGAGACATCTCGTTCTGCCGCGCGAATGTCGCGGCAGCACTGCACATCGCTCCTGCGAGAAGTTGCCTTCGAGGCGACCTGCGGGGTAATCCCTTTCGGGGCGCGATCAACCTCGGCGGCATGATGCGACCCGATCATCGCGACATGAAGTGTCGCGGACCCCGTGCTAGCATTACTTGCAGGTACATGAGGGGGGCCGCTCATGAACTTTCTTCTCGCCAGGTTGTTTCGCGACGGGTCGCGCGGTGCGTTCGCGGGCCTGCTTGCCGCAATTCCCCTGGGCGTCCTGCTGGTCGCCATCGGCGCCGTGCGGAGCGCCGCCAATCCGCTGTTCGCGCCGCCCGTTTCGTACGTGACGGGCTTCTACCCCTACTCGGTGGCGATTGGCGACCTGAACGGGGACGGCAAGCGCGACGTCGCGGTCGCGAACTACGACGCCAATACGGTTTCGGTGCTGCTCGGCAACGGCGACGGAACGCTGAGCGCGAAGACCGACTTCGCCACCGGCGACGGCCCCAGCGCCGTGGCGATCGCCGACATGAACGGCGACAACAAACCCGATCTGGTGGTCGCGGACTTCGGCCCGTGCTGCAGCTTCCCGGGATCGGTCTCGGTGCTGCTCGGCCATGGCGACGGAATCTTCGGAGTAAAGACCGATTTCGCCACCGCGAATGGTCCCTGGCACCTTGCGATCGGCGATTTCAACGGCGACGGCAAGCGCGACGTGGCGACTGCCAGCAACTTTTCGGACCTCTCCAACTCGGTCTCCGTGTTGCTTGGCAACGGTGACGGGACGCTCAACGCTCACACCGACTACCCCACCGGCACCGGTCCGCGATCCGTGGCGATCGGCGATCTGAACGGCGACGGCCGGCCTGATCTGGCGGTGGCGAACAAGGACGCGGGCTCGGTTTCGGTGAAATTCGGCAATGGCGACGGAAGCTTGGGGGCGGGATTCGAGCTCGACGCCGGGAGCAATCCTCGGTCGGTAGCCATCGGCGATGTGAACGGCGACTTCAAGCGCGACCTGGCCGTCGCGAAAACCGGCACCGACCCCGACTATCTTGGCTCGGTCGCAGTGCGGCTCGGGAACGGCGACGGGACCTTCGGCTCGAGCATCGACTACGCGACGGGCAACGCGCCCAGCTCGGTGGCCATCGGAGATCTCAATGGCGATGGCCATCCCGATCTGGTGACGGCGAACCTCTACGGCTCGTTTCCGATCAACGATGGGTCGGTCTCGGTGCTGCTCGGCAACGGCGACGGCACCTTCCAACCGAAGACGGACTACGCCACCGATAGCGGGCCCATTTCGGTCGCGGTCGCAGATCTGAGTGGGGACCTGAAGCCCGAGGTGGCCACCGCGAACCCTGACGCCCATACGGTCTCGGTGCTGCTGAACATTGGAGTCCCATCCGCCTCAGTCGAACCCGGCGGCGCGCGCCTCGAGCTGGCGCTCCAGGGTTGCGTGCCGAATCCGAGCCGAAGGCTCAACGTGAGCTTCACGCTCCCCGACTCGCGGCCGGCGACGCTCGAAGTCTACGACGTGAGCGGGCGCGAGGTGGATCGCATGGAAGTGGGCGGCCTCGGGGCCGGCCGGCATACCGTGACGCTGGGAAGTTCGGGGAAGCTCGCGCCCGGGGTCTACCTCGTCCACCTGATTCAGGCGGAACACAGGAGAGTCGCGCGCGCCATCGTGCTTCGATAGCCTTCCCTCCCATGTCCGATCGGGGATCCGCGTAGGGCGGCTGCAGCGTGCTGGTAGTGCTTTCGTGCTGGAGAACTCGTCGAGCCCACCACTAGAGCTGAACGGGACCCAAGCCACCTCACCTCAGGAGCACTACGCGGCGTGTCACCGCGGTCGCTCCCACCGTCGCCCGGACAAGGTACATACC encodes the following:
- a CDS encoding T9SS type A sorting domain-containing protein; amino-acid sequence: MNFLLARLFRDGSRGAFAGLLAAIPLGVLLVAIGAVRSAANPLFAPPVSYVTGFYPYSVAIGDLNGDGKRDVAVANYDANTVSVLLGNGDGTLSAKTDFATGDGPSAVAIADMNGDNKPDLVVADFGPCCSFPGSVSVLLGHGDGIFGVKTDFATANGPWHLAIGDFNGDGKRDVATASNFSDLSNSVSVLLGNGDGTLNAHTDYPTGTGPRSVAIGDLNGDGRPDLAVANKDAGSVSVKFGNGDGSLGAGFELDAGSNPRSVAIGDVNGDFKRDLAVAKTGTDPDYLGSVAVRLGNGDGTFGSSIDYATGNAPSSVAIGDLNGDGHPDLVTANLYGSFPINDGSVSVLLGNGDGTFQPKTDYATDSGPISVAVADLSGDLKPEVATANPDAHTVSVLLNIGVPSASVEPGGARLELALQGCVPNPSRRLNVSFTLPDSRPATLEVYDVSGREVDRMEVGGLGAGRHTVTLGSSGKLAPGVYLVHLIQAEHRRVARAIVLR